A region from the Spea bombifrons isolate aSpeBom1 chromosome 7, aSpeBom1.2.pri, whole genome shotgun sequence genome encodes:
- the DUSP19 gene encoding dual specificity protein phosphatase 19, which yields MHSLGEEIKGFSKNKLRKQCTRVTTLSGKRIIETWKDSMVHTVDDPDQTDGAGCGYVQDLSVDLQVGVIKPWLLLGSQDVAQDLHVLKKYKVTHILNVAYGVENVFPNEFTYKKISILDLPETDIASFFPECFGFIEQAEMQEGVVLVHCNAGVSRAPALIIGFLMHKDKLSFARAFSLVKNSRPAICPNPGFIEQLHKYQDYLRKQTAVVHEKTD from the exons ATGCACTCGCTGGGAGAGGAGATCAAAGGATTTTCTAAGAATAAACTCAGGAAACAATGCACCCGAGTGACAACCTTATCTGGAAAAAGGATCATAGAGACCTGGAAGGACTCTATGGTGCATACTGTGGATGACCCAGATCAGACTGATGGAGCTGGATGTGGCTATGTGCAGGATCTGAGTGTGGACCTGCAGGTTGGGGTTATTAAGCCATGGCTGTTGCTTG GATCACAAGATGTTGCACAGGACTTGCATGTATTGAAAAAATACaag GTCACACATATCTTGAACGTGGCTTATGGAgtagaaaatgtttttccaaATGAATTCACTTATAAGAAAATCTCTATTTTGGATCTCCCGGAGACCGATATTGCATCTTTTTTCCCAGAATGCTTTGGTTTCATAGAGCAAGCAGAGATGCAG GAAGGAGTGGTACTTGTACATTGCAATGCAGGAGTATCCCGTGCACCAGCACTAATTATTGGGTTTCTAATGCACAAAGACAAACTTAGTTTTGCCAGAGCCTTTTCGCTTGTGAAGAATTCTAGACCTGCTATCTGTCCAAATCCTGGTTTCATTGAACAGCTTCATAAGTACCAAGACTACTTGAGAAAACAGACAGCTGTTGTACATGAGAAGACAGACTGA